Sequence from the Aliidongia dinghuensis genome:
CCAAGGGCCAGGCCGGCCACGCGACCTTGGTTCGGGCGGGTGCCGAGGCCCGGGCGCGGACGCAGGTCTTCGAGCCGGAGCCGCCGGCGCTGACGGCGCTCAGCCGGCGCATCAAGGCGAGCTTCGATCCGCTTGGCCTGCTCAATCCCGGCCGCATGGTTGAGGGGCGCTAGCCGCGATGCAGACGAATTTCTCCCTGGTCCAGCTCGCCGACCCGGACGTGCGGGAATCCGAGAAGATCCTGCGCACCTGCGTCCATTGCGGCTTCTGCACGGCGACCTGCCCGACCTACGTGCTGCTGGGCGACGAGCTCGACAGCCCGCGCGGCCGCATCTACCTGATCAAGGGGATGCTGGAGCAGAACAAGCCCGCGACCGAGGAGGTCGTGCGCCATGTCGACCGCTGCCTCTCGTGCCTGTCCTGCATGACGACCTGCCCGTCGGGCGTGAACTACATGCATCTGGTCGATCACGGTCGCGCCTGGATCGAGAAGACCTACCGGCGGCCCTGGCTCGACCGGCAGATCCGGCGCGTGCTGGCCCTGGTGCTGCCGCGGCCATGGCTGTTCCGCCTGGCGCTGCTGGGCGCCGGCCTCGCCCGGCCGCTGGCGCCGTTGCTGCCGCCACGGTTGAAAGCGATGCTGCGCCTGGCGCCGCGCTCGCTGCCGACCTCGTCGCCCGTCGACCTGCCGCAGGTCTTCCCGGCGGAGGGGCTCCGGCGCAAGCGGGTGGCGCTCCTGAACGGGTGCGCCCAGCAGGTGCTGGCGCCCGGCATCAACGAGGCGACGATCCGGCTCTTGACCCGGCACGGCTGCGAAGTGGTGGTGGCGTCGGGTGCCGGCTGCTGCGGCGCGCTCGTGCATCACATGGGCCGCACCGAAGAGTCCCACGCGGCGGCCAAGGCCAATATCGACGCCTGGATGCTGGAGATCGAGGAGGACGGGCTCGACGCGATCGTCGTCAACACGTCCGGCTGCGGCACGACGCTCAAGGATTATGGCTTCATGCTGCGCAACGATCCGGTCTACGCCAAGAAGGCGGCGGCCGTCTCGGCGCTGGCCCGGGACGTGAGCGAGCTGATGACGGAACTCGGGCTCGAGGTTCCGACGCAGCACGCGCCCGGCCTTACCGTCGCCTATCACGCGGCCTGCTCGCTGCAGCACGGCCAGCAGATCCGCGACGAGCCCAAGGCGCTGCTCAAGGCGGCCGGCTTCACGGTCAAGGAAGTGCCGGAGGGCCATCTCTGCTGCGGCTCGGCCGGCACCTACAACCTGATGCAGCCGGAGATCGCCGAGCGGCTGAAGGCGCGCAAGATCGAGAACATCCTGTCGACCGCGCCAGACCTGATCGCCGCCGGCAACATCGGCTGCATCACCCAGATCGCGAGCGGCACGACCCTGCCGATCGTCCACACGGTCGAGCTCCTGGACTGGGCGACCGGCGGGCCGAAGCCGGCGGCGCTCAGCCAATAGCAGCGTCAGACGAAGCGACTGGCCTCGGTCACGGCTGATCCCGGCGTGAGGCCGCGAGTTTCGGCAGGACAAGCGACAGGGCCAGCGCGCCGACGCCGACGAGCGTGGGCTCGATCCAGTTGAGCGAGCCGGTCAGCACCTGGCCGCCGGCCGAGCCGACATCGACGCAGAACACCGTGATCGGCAGCTGGCCGACGAGCGAGCCCGCGAGATAATTGCCGAGCGAGATGCGCGACAGGCCGAAGGCGTAGTTGACCGGCGTATGCGGCATGATCGGCACGAGGCGGATGAGTGCCACCGCGCGCCAGCCGCCGCGCTCGACCCGTGCCAGGAGCTCGCCGAGCTTCGGCAGGCGGTCGGGCCGGATCCAGCCGGCATTGACGTAGCGCGCGAGCGCGAAGCCCGCGAGCGAGCCGGCCATGGCGCCGAGCACGGCCCAGAGCGTGCCGTACCACAGCCCGAACATCAGGCCGGCCGCGATCGACAGCGGCGTGCGCGGCACGAACAGCAGGCTCGCTGCGATATGGATCGCGATGAAGATCAGCGGCGCGTAAGGATTGCCGGCGATGAGCTCCTTGAGGTGCGCCGGCTGGAACTCACCGCGCTCGCGCCAGACCAGCGCGAAGGCCACGACGATCAGGGCCACGAGGGCGATCCGCAGCAGGGTGCTCCCGAGCTTCGGCATCAGGCCTGCGGGTCCGCCGGGTCCAGCAGCACCGGCACCTTGGCGCGACGCTGCAGCCACATCAAGCCGAACAAGTCGACGATGCCGACCAGCGCCCGGTCGAGCGTGCCGTAGTTCGACTTGCCGCGCTCGCGCGGCCGGTGGTTGACCTTGACCGAGACGACCGTGCCGCCGGCGCGCAGCACGAGTGCCGGCAGGTAGCGGTGCATGTGGTCGAAATAGGGCAGCTCGAGGAAGGTCGCGCGCGCGAACAGCTTGAGGCCGCAGCCGGTATCGGGCGTCGCGTCGCCGAGCAGGCGCGAGCGCAACCCGTTGGCGAAGCGCGAGGAGAGCCGCTTTACGAGCGTGTCGCGGCGCTTCGCGCGGTGGCCGCAGAAGATCGCCGGGCGGCCGGGTTCGGCGGTGAGTGCCAGGCGCCAGAGACTGGGGATGTCGGCCGGATCGTTCTGCCCGTCGCCGTCGAGGGTGGCGACCCAGCGGCCGCGCGCGGCCTTGACGCCGGTGCGGACCGCCGTGCTCTGGCCGCAGCTCTTGGCGTGGCGCACCAGGCGCAGCACCGGGTCGTCCCGCTGGATCCGGGCGAGCCGCTCAGCGCTGTCGTCGGTCGAGCCATCGTCGACATAGACGATCTCGTACTGGACGAGGCCGTCGAGCGCCGCATGGATCTCGGCAATCAGCGGCGCCAGGTTCTCGGCCTCGTTCTTGACGGGAATGACGACGGAGAGATCCAAGGCGGTGCCGGTCCTGTGCTGATCGTTAGTTGGGGTTGGAAGCGGCGGCATGTACCACGTTTTGCCGGGTCATACCAACCGACTTCCGCCGGACCACCGGACAATCCTGGTGAGCGCCGAGGGGATGCCGGGGTCTGGCCGCGCGTATTACTTCCGATCACGCAGTTGCGGCCCCGTTCGACAACTATCGGCCGCGCGTATCTTTTCGAGGTTCTGTAATGAACGAGGCGATCATTGCCGCGTCGCGGTTCGGCTATGGCGCCGGACCGGACGGGACGCACGCGTTCGCGGCCGATCCGCGCGGCTGGCTCAAGGCGCAATTGGCGCCGCAGGCGCCGCTGTTGCCCCGTTTCGCCGGGCTGCCGGGCTCGGCCGAGCTGGTCGTGACCCTGCAGCAGCTGCGGCAGGAGCGTCGGCAGGCCAAGGCCGAGGCCGAGGCGTCGCCGCGGCCATCGGCCGCGGGCGAGCCCCAAGGGCACCAGATGCTGCCGGAACAGCGCGTCCTGCGCCAGGCTGTGCTGCAGGAGACGGCGGCCAAGCTCGACGCGGTTACGACCAGCGCCAAGCCCTTTGTCGAGCGGCTGGTCAGCTTCTGGTCCAACCATTTCACCGTGTCGGGCGTCCGGCCGATCGTGCGGCCGCTCGCCGGCAGTTTCGAGCGCGAGGCGATCCGGCCCCATGTCGCCGGCCGGTTCGAGGATCTGGTGCTGGCCGCCGTGCAGCACCCGGCCATGGGCCTCTATCTCGACAATTGGGTTTCGGTGGGGCCGGATTCCCGCGTCGGCCAGCGCAGCACGCGCGGGCTGAACGAGAATCTGGGCCGCGAGCTTCTGGAGCTGCACACGCTCGGCGTCGACGGCGGTTACAGCGAGGAGGACGTCCGCGCGCTCGCCCGCATCCTGACCGGCTGGTCGATCGGCGGGCCGCGGGTCGACGAGCCGGGCCGCTTCCGCTTCGTGCCGGCGATCCACGAGCCTGGCGACAAGATCTTCCTCGGCCGGCGCTATCCGGAAGCGGGCATGGGCGAGGGGCTGGCGGCGATCCGGGTCATCGCCAACCATCCGTCGACCGCCCGGCATGTGGCGCGGCAGCTGGCCCAGCATTTCATCACCGACCAGCCGCCGCCGGCCGCGGTCGACCGGCTCGCCCAGGTGTTCATGCAGACCGGCGGCGACCTCCGCGCCGTGAGCCTGGCGCTTGTCGATCAGCCGGAGGCCTGGAGCAGCTACCTGCAGAAGATCAAGACGCCGTTCGACTTCGTCGCCTCGGCAATCCGTGCAACAGGCAAGCCGCTGACACCGGAACAGGCGATCAACGGGCTCAACCGGCTAGGGCAGGGCCTGCACATGGCGCCGTCGCCGGCCGGCTGGCCCGATGACGCCGCATCGTGGGTCGGACCGGAGGCAGTGCTGCGTCGCGTCGAATGGGCCCAGGCCTATGCCGGACAGGTCGGCGACGACGTCGATCCGGCGGTGCTGACCGAGGCGGTGCTGGGCGACACGATTGCCGCCGACCAGCACCAGGCCATCGCCCGCGCCGAAAGCCGTCCGATCGCGCTCGCCATGCTGCTGGCGAGCCCCGCCTTCCAACGTCGGTGACCGCCATGACCTCGCTCGATACTCTCATCAGCCGCCGCCGGCTCATCGGCACGCTCGGTGCCAGCGCCGGCTTGGCGGCACTCGGCTTGCCGCGGATCGCCTTTGCCGCGGCACCGACCGAGAACCGGTTGGTCGTCGTCATGTTGCGCGGTGCGCTCGACGGGCTCGCCGCCGTGCCGCCCTACGGCGATTCGCGCTACCCCGAACGGCGGGCGAACCTGGCCCTGCCGATGCCGGGTCAGCCGGACGGCATGCTGCCGCTCGACCGCACGTTCGCGCTCAACGCGGCGCTCGCGTCGATCCAGCCGATGTGGTCGGCGGGCGAGCTGCTGATCGTGCCGGCGACGGCGGGCGGCTATCATACGCGGTCCCATTTCGACGCCCAGGACCTGTTGGAAATGGGACTGGTCGAGCGGCACGGCACGCCCAGCGGCTGGCTCAACCGGGCGCTCGTCGATATCCAGGGCGGCGACCGGCAGCGGCGGTTGGGGCTCGCGGTCGGCCCCGCGGTGCCGCTGATGCTGCGCGGCAGCGTCGCGGTCGCGTCCTGGGAACCGCCGAACCTCAAGCCGGCCGACCCGACGCTGCTCGCCGCCCTCGCTCAGATGTATGCCGGCGACAAGCTCCTGGGCCCGGCGCTTGCCGACGGCATCAAGGCACAGAACCTGTCGGACGAGGTGTTGGGCTCCGGCATGATGGATGCCGACGGCAAGCCGCGCTTCGCCAAGGCCGGCGGCTACGGCCCCGGCGCCTTCAAGCCGATGGCTGAGGCGGCAGGCGGCCTGCTCGCGGCGGCGGACGGCCCGCGGGTGGCGGTGATCGACATGGGCGGCTGGGACACCCATGTCGGACAGGGCACGGTCAAGGGCCGGCTCGCCGACAACCTGCGGGGCCTCGCCGACGGGTTGGCGCAGCTCAAGACCAGCCTGGGCCCGGCCTGGGGCCGGACCGTCGTGCTGATCATGACCGAATTCGGCCGGACGGTGGCGCCGAACGGCACCAACGGCACCGACCATGGCACCGCGTCGGTGGCGCTGCTTTTGGGCGGCGCCGTCAGGGGCGGGCGCGTCGCCGGCGACTGGCCGGGCCTGAGCCAGCTCGAGGAGAATCGCGACCTGCGCATGGCGACCGACCTGCGTGCGGTTGCCAAGGGCGTGCTGCGTGATCATCTGGGCGTGGCGCAGGCCCATCTCGACACGGCGGTCTTCCCCGACAGCGCAGCAGTGAAACCGCTGGGTGGCCTCGTCAGAGCCTAGAGGTTGTGCAGCCGTCCGTTGGACAAACTCTTCTCGTAAAATCAACAGGTTGCAAAGTGCTCGGCCTTCTCTCGAAAGAGCGGACACGGCGTTAATTTTCCGGTAATCATGCGGTATCTGGCCTCTGTCGTGTGACGAGGCGACGAGAGGGCGGGTCGGGATGGCGACGGCGCAGCTGCGGGCGGTGGAGACGGCGAGGGACGTACAGACGGGCTCGGCCTTGCTGCTGGTCGAGGAAGACCGGATCAATCAGATGATCGCTTCGGCGCTTCTCGAGAGCGACGGCTACCGCGTCACCATCGCGAATGATGGGCTCGAGGCGCTCGAGAAAGCGGCCCTCCATCGCTTCGATGCGATCCTGATGGATGTCGTGATGCCGCAGCTCGACGGGATCGGGACGACCCTTCGGTTGCGCGCCGAAGAAGGGCCGAATCGCACGACGCCGATTCTCGCGTTGACGGCAAATACGAGGCCGGGCGACCGCGAGCGCTACCTCGCCGCCGGCATGAACGATTGCCTGGCGAAGCCGTTCGATCTCGCCATGGTGCGGATGGTCCTCGCCCGATGGATCGACAATGGGTCTGGCGTGCCGGAAGCGCCCCATGCATCTGGCGATGTCGTGGCCGTGCCGATCCTGGACGAAAGCCGGCTGACCGGCCTCGAAGCGAGGATCGCCGGGCCGAAATTCGCGGCGATGGTGCGCGCGTTCATCGACAACGCGGATCAGCGGTTGGAGCGCATCGCGGAATCCCATGCGACCGGCGACCAGGCAAGCCTCGAACGCGAGGCGCATAGCCTCGCGGGGGCCGCGTCCAATGTCGGCGCACTGCAGCTGGCGGCCGCGGCGCATCGTGTCGAGGCGGCGTGCGGCACGCCCGATGCCGCCAAGCACGACGTCCTGATGCGCGAAATCGCCGAGCTCAGGCCGGCGCTCGCAGCGGCCCGGCAGGCCTTGTCGGCGCGCTTCCTCCGCGCGGCGTCCGCTGTGCCGGGCGCGATCTGACGGTCAAGCGGCGGGCGGCGGCCCCTTGCGACTCTGCCGATAGGCCGACAGCAGAGCATCGAAGCTGCGGATCATGCGGCTATGCAGGTCCGGCCGATGCTCGAGCCGGCTCATGACGATGGCGGCCGCTTCCAGCGTCGACACACTCTCGCGCCGTGGCTCCTTCCTGAGCTTGCCGTAGCGCGACGGCGTCTTGGGCTCGATCACGAGGCGGCGCAGCTTGAGCAGCCACGCATTGCGCCACCAGAGCGCCTTGGCCTGGCTCCAGGTGCCGTCGAGCAGGACGATGCCGTCGAGCTGCGCTAGCGCTTCGCCCTGGGCCGGGCCGAGCGCGCCCTTGCGATCGAGCACCGCCAGTTCGCGCTCGCGCGCCTCGGGTGGCAAGGCGGCGGGGCCGAGGTAGAGCACGCCCCAGCGTTTGGGGTCGGCCACGGGTCGGCCGAGCGCCTTCGACAGGTTCGGCCAGCTGAGGCCGATCTTGAGCGCGGCGTTCTGGAAATGCAGGGCGGCAAGCCGCGCCGTGCCGAGATCGCGATCCTGCTCCTGTGGGTGCTGCAGGATCAGCACGAACACCCGGTTGGCGAGGGGCTCGATCGTGGTGCAGACGCAGAGCGCCGTCGCCTTGAGGCAGCGCGGGCAGGTCTCGTCCTGGGGAAGTTCTAAATCCATGGCCGGCAGGAAAGCCGGTTTGCCGGCGCCTGTCGAGAACAAGCAGGATCAGCGGCCGGCGCCAGCGTTGAGTAAGGGACTGGGTGCTACTCGCCCAATCCCCTACTCAACGCTGGCGCCGTCGACGTAGAAGCTGCGCGACGGCAGCATGCGGAAGCCCTTGACGCGCGGTGCGACGATATAGGCGACGCGGCCATAGGAGAGCGGGATCGCCGGCAGGTCGTTGAGCAGGATCCGCTCGGCGCGGGCGAGTTTCTCGGCGCGGGCGAGGAAGTCGGGGCTATTGTCGGCCTGGCGCAGCAGGTCGTCGAATACGGCGTTTCGGTAATGACCGAGATTGCCTGCGTTGAGCGGCGTGCCCCGGAAGGCGGCGAGCAGTTCGAGCGGATCGGGCGCCGCCGCGTTTTCGGTGACGAAACCAATGTCGAACTCGTCCCGGCGGTAGGCCGTGAAGCGGGCGACTTCGTCGTCGATGATTTTACAGCGGATTTCGGCACCGAGGGCGGCCTTCCAAAGGCCCGCCACGGCGGCGCAGCGGTCAAAGCTGCCTTCGAGCAGGGTCGCGACGAGCGGGTGCTGTGGCCCGTACTGGGCCTCGGCATAAAGACGCCGCGCCTCGATCAGGCGGTCCGCCATGGGGCGGGCGGCGAAATCGAGGCGCGGATGGGCATAGGCAGGGAAGCTGCGCGGCACCAGCGAGTTCGCGGGCTCAGCGGTCTGTGCTGCGAGCTTGCGCGCAATCGCCTCCGGCTCGAACGTCAGCGCAAGCGCGCGGCGCAGGCTGTGGCTTTCCGCGAGCGGGCCCGACCGCATGTTGAAGAAGTAATAGGCGATACGGTTCAGCGGCTGGATCCTGATCTGGTCGCCCATCAGGGTTCGCTGGTCCCGCACCTCTTCGTCGGTCAGGCCCAGCACGTCGAGATCGCCGTGGGCGAACATCTCCTTCGCCGCCTGGCGGCTCGGCTGGACGATGAGCTCGATGCGGTCGAGCCGGATCTGGTCGGCGTTCCAATAGGCCGGGTTCTTGACCAGCGTGATGCCGTCGCCGCGGCGGAAGGCGGCCAGCACGAACGGCCCGTTCGAGACCATGTGGCCGGGCTCCGTCCAGGCGGAGCCCCAGCGCTCGACGACCTGGCGTTCGAGCGGGGTCAGGAGCGTCGCCCAGTTGAGGAAGAACGGCAGCGGGTGCGACAGGGTGACCGACAGCGTGTGCTCGTCGACCACGGCGACGCCGAGCGCTTCCGGCGGCAGCTTGCCGCTCAGGCAGTCGCGGGCATGTAGCACGGATTCGATGGCGCTTGTCGACCGGCCGCCGGTCTTGGGGTCGACGTAGCGGCGGAAGGCATAGACGAAGTCGGCCGCCGTGACCGGTTGGCCGTCGCTGAAGCGTGCCTCGGGCCGCAGGTGAAAGAGATAGGTTCGGCCGTCGGCGGAAATGTCCCAGGAAGCGGCGGCGCCGGGCACGGCATCGCCATTCGAGTCCTCGCGCGTGAGGCCTTCGAGCATCATGGTCGTGACGACCCGTTCGGCGGCCCACGTGCGCAGCTGCGGGTCGAGCGTCTCGATCTCGTTCGGCACCGGCAGGTGCAGTACGCGCTCGCCCGCTGCCGTGGCCGTGATCGACCAGAGCATCAGCACGAGCGCCCAGCAGGCAAAGCCGAATGCGCGCACCGCCATCCCCCCGTCGCCCATCAACCTGTCGCGACGCCCGATCGTCGCGAAAGCTCGCCACTCAATCAAGCGGCGAGATCCCGATAAGCCGCGGGATCCAGGCCTCAGTTCGGCGCCTGGACCCATGCGATGCGCAGGATGTTCGTGGCGCCGGGGGTGCCGAACGGCACGCCCGCGGTGATGACGATACGGGCGCCTTCCTGGGCGAAGCCGTGGGCATAGGCGATCCGGCTCGCCTTGTGCACCATGTCCGAGAAGGTCGAGACGTCCTTGGTCACGACCGGATGGACGCCCCAGACCATGGCGACGCGCCGGGCGATCTGCGGGCTGGCGGTCAGGCACAGGATCGGCACGGGCGGCCGCTCGCGCGCGGCGCGCAGCGTGGTTGAGCCCGAGGTGGTGTAGGTCACGATCGCCGCGGCCTTGACCGTGCTCGCAACCTGGCGCGCGGCCGCGGTGATCGCGTCCGACGTGGTTTCCTGCAGGGCGGGATGGTCCGTGTCGAGCCGGGCCAGGAACAGCGGGTCCTGGTGCACCCGCGTGATGATGCGGTTCATCATGTCGACCGCCTCGACCGGGTAGTCGCCGGCGGCGGTCTCGGCCGACAGCATGACCGCGTCGGCGCCCTCATAGACGGCGGTCGCGACGTCGGACGCCTCGGCCCGGGTCGGCGTCGGCGCCTTGATCATGCTCTCCAGCATCTGGGTCGCGACGATCACCGGCTTGCCCGCCTGCCGGCAGGCATGGACGATGCGGCGCTGGGCAATCGGCACGTCCTCGGGCGGGGTTTCGACGCCCAGGTCGCCGCGCGCGACCATGATGCCGTCGGACTGCTCGACGATCGCCTCCAGGTGCTCGAGCGCGCTTGGCTTCTCGAGCTTGGCCAGCAATGCGGCGCGGCCGGCGATCAGCTTGCGGCCCTCGGCTACGTCT
This genomic interval carries:
- the glcF gene encoding glycolate oxidase subunit GlcF; its protein translation is MQTNFSLVQLADPDVRESEKILRTCVHCGFCTATCPTYVLLGDELDSPRGRIYLIKGMLEQNKPATEEVVRHVDRCLSCLSCMTTCPSGVNYMHLVDHGRAWIEKTYRRPWLDRQIRRVLALVLPRPWLFRLALLGAGLARPLAPLLPPRLKAMLRLAPRSLPTSSPVDLPQVFPAEGLRRKRVALLNGCAQQVLAPGINEATIRLLTRHGCEVVVASGAGCCGALVHHMGRTEESHAAAKANIDAWMLEIEEDGLDAIVVNTSGCGTTLKDYGFMLRNDPVYAKKAAAVSALARDVSELMTELGLEVPTQHAPGLTVAYHAACSLQHGQQIRDEPKALLKAAGFTVKEVPEGHLCCGSAGTYNLMQPEIAERLKARKIENILSTAPDLIAAGNIGCITQIASGTTLPIVHTVELLDWATGGPKPAALSQ
- a CDS encoding TVP38/TMEM64 family protein; translation: MPKLGSTLLRIALVALIVVAFALVWRERGEFQPAHLKELIAGNPYAPLIFIAIHIAASLLFVPRTPLSIAAGLMFGLWYGTLWAVLGAMAGSLAGFALARYVNAGWIRPDRLPKLGELLARVERGGWRAVALIRLVPIMPHTPVNYAFGLSRISLGNYLAGSLVGQLPITVFCVDVGSAGGQVLTGSLNWIEPTLVGVGALALSLVLPKLAASRRDQP
- a CDS encoding glycosyltransferase family 2 protein, with the protein product MDLSVVIPVKNEAENLAPLIAEIHAALDGLVQYEIVYVDDGSTDDSAERLARIQRDDPVLRLVRHAKSCGQSTAVRTGVKAARGRWVATLDGDGQNDPADIPSLWRLALTAEPGRPAIFCGHRAKRRDTLVKRLSSRFANGLRSRLLGDATPDTGCGLKLFARATFLELPYFDHMHRYLPALVLRAGGTVVSVKVNHRPRERGKSNYGTLDRALVGIVDLFGLMWLQRRAKVPVLLDPADPQA
- a CDS encoding DUF1800 domain-containing protein — its product is MNEAIIAASRFGYGAGPDGTHAFAADPRGWLKAQLAPQAPLLPRFAGLPGSAELVVTLQQLRQERRQAKAEAEASPRPSAAGEPQGHQMLPEQRVLRQAVLQETAAKLDAVTTSAKPFVERLVSFWSNHFTVSGVRPIVRPLAGSFEREAIRPHVAGRFEDLVLAAVQHPAMGLYLDNWVSVGPDSRVGQRSTRGLNENLGRELLELHTLGVDGGYSEEDVRALARILTGWSIGGPRVDEPGRFRFVPAIHEPGDKIFLGRRYPEAGMGEGLAAIRVIANHPSTARHVARQLAQHFITDQPPPAAVDRLAQVFMQTGGDLRAVSLALVDQPEAWSSYLQKIKTPFDFVASAIRATGKPLTPEQAINGLNRLGQGLHMAPSPAGWPDDAASWVGPEAVLRRVEWAQAYAGQVGDDVDPAVLTEAVLGDTIAADQHQAIARAESRPIALAMLLASPAFQRR
- a CDS encoding DUF1501 domain-containing protein, which gives rise to MTSLDTLISRRRLIGTLGASAGLAALGLPRIAFAAAPTENRLVVVMLRGALDGLAAVPPYGDSRYPERRANLALPMPGQPDGMLPLDRTFALNAALASIQPMWSAGELLIVPATAGGYHTRSHFDAQDLLEMGLVERHGTPSGWLNRALVDIQGGDRQRRLGLAVGPAVPLMLRGSVAVASWEPPNLKPADPTLLAALAQMYAGDKLLGPALADGIKAQNLSDEVLGSGMMDADGKPRFAKAGGYGPGAFKPMAEAAGGLLAAADGPRVAVIDMGGWDTHVGQGTVKGRLADNLRGLADGLAQLKTSLGPAWGRTVVLIMTEFGRTVAPNGTNGTDHGTASVALLLGGAVRGGRVAGDWPGLSQLEENRDLRMATDLRAVAKGVLRDHLGVAQAHLDTAVFPDSAAVKPLGGLVRA
- a CDS encoding response regulator yields the protein MATAQLRAVETARDVQTGSALLLVEEDRINQMIASALLESDGYRVTIANDGLEALEKAALHRFDAILMDVVMPQLDGIGTTLRLRAEEGPNRTTPILALTANTRPGDRERYLAAGMNDCLAKPFDLAMVRMVLARWIDNGSGVPEAPHASGDVVAVPILDESRLTGLEARIAGPKFAAMVRAFIDNADQRLERIAESHATGDQASLEREAHSLAGAASNVGALQLAAAAHRVEAACGTPDAAKHDVLMREIAELRPALAAARQALSARFLRAASAVPGAI
- a CDS encoding tRNA-uridine aminocarboxypropyltransferase; its protein translation is MDLELPQDETCPRCLKATALCVCTTIEPLANRVFVLILQHPQEQDRDLGTARLAALHFQNAALKIGLSWPNLSKALGRPVADPKRWGVLYLGPAALPPEARERELAVLDRKGALGPAQGEALAQLDGIVLLDGTWSQAKALWWRNAWLLKLRRLVIEPKTPSRYGKLRKEPRRESVSTLEAAAIVMSRLEHRPDLHSRMIRSFDALLSAYRQSRKGPPPAA
- a CDS encoding peptide ABC transporter substrate-binding protein; the encoded protein is MAVRAFGFACWALVLMLWSITATAAGERVLHLPVPNEIETLDPQLRTWAAERVVTTMMLEGLTREDSNGDAVPGAAASWDISADGRTYLFHLRPEARFSDGQPVTAADFVYAFRRYVDPKTGGRSTSAIESVLHARDCLSGKLPPEALGVAVVDEHTLSVTLSHPLPFFLNWATLLTPLERQVVERWGSAWTEPGHMVSNGPFVLAAFRRGDGITLVKNPAYWNADQIRLDRIELIVQPSRQAAKEMFAHGDLDVLGLTDEEVRDQRTLMGDQIRIQPLNRIAYYFFNMRSGPLAESHSLRRALALTFEPEAIARKLAAQTAEPANSLVPRSFPAYAHPRLDFAARPMADRLIEARRLYAEAQYGPQHPLVATLLEGSFDRCAAVAGLWKAALGAEIRCKIIDDEVARFTAYRRDEFDIGFVTENAAAPDPLELLAAFRGTPLNAGNLGHYRNAVFDDLLRQADNSPDFLARAEKLARAERILLNDLPAIPLSYGRVAYIVAPRVKGFRMLPSRSFYVDGASVE
- the pyk gene encoding pyruvate kinase translates to MKLTVRRQRSAKIVATLGPASSTDAMIERLFLAGVDVFRLNFSHGSHDDHRANVDRIRHIEKRYSHPLGVMIDLQGPKLRLGTFDQGRVNLPTGAKFRLDLEPTIGGDKRCTLPHPEIFQAITEGTDLLVDDGKVRLRVERCGADFAELTAVVGGVLSNRKGVNVPNAVLPISALTEKDRADLAFALDQSIDWVAMSFVQRPEDVAEGRKLIAGRAALLAKLEKPSALEHLEAIVEQSDGIMVARGDLGVETPPEDVPIAQRRIVHACRQAGKPVIVATQMLESMIKAPTPTRAEASDVATAVYEGADAVMLSAETAAGDYPVEAVDMMNRIITRVHQDPLFLARLDTDHPALQETTSDAITAAARQVASTVKAAAIVTYTTSGSTTLRAARERPPVPILCLTASPQIARRVAMVWGVHPVVTKDVSTFSDMVHKASRIAYAHGFAQEGARIVITAGVPFGTPGATNILRIAWVQAPN